The region CCTTGCATCGAGAAGCGTAAAAGGTAGTCAACGAAGACATCAAGGCACTGCTATTTAACTGAAGAAAATCACATGCCGCGTATAACTCATGGAGTCCGGTAAGATTTTGAAATGAAACTGGCAACTCTTTTATGGCGAGGTTAAGCAAATAAAGTTCTCTTATGTTTCCCATCTTTCCTaatatttctggaaaattctcAAGACTGTAACAATATGGAAAATGAAGTACTTCAAGAGAGGGCAAGTTGAGAGGTGGAAATCTCCGAAGTTTTGTGCAACGTTGAGCtttcaatattttaagtttattcaGAAAACCAATTGAGTCGTCAAGTGCAATTAAACTCTCACACCgttcaaatgaaagtttctccAGATTTGGGAGATCAGATAGGTCAGGCATCCGTGTTAAAAGTTGGCAATTGTCAAAATTCAACTCGGTTAAATTCTCGAACTTCTGCAAAGAAAATAATGGGAAGATAGAATAAGAAGagtatgaataatttaaaaatgtttttatcattttacaagATAAAGAATTTATTCTCTATACTTGCCTTTGATGAACCATGGAACCCAAATGACGTAAAAGGACTGTTAGGCAACTTGCATGTCACGAGTTTGTTGGAATGAAAATTTGATGGTAAACAATTTGAAGGGTATCCATGCCATTCCAGTATTCTCAAACTTTCTGGAAAATAATTGGGACCTTTGCAAAATTTACCATTTCGAATGATAAGTATTTTAAGGTTTTTCATCCTTCTGAAGGCGTTGGCATTCCATTCTAGCGTTTCTTCTTTCTCAGATATAGACAAATCCAGGCATATGATTTCAGTTTCGCTAGTTCCCTGATAATGAAAAGAGCCACACAAATCAACCAGTTTTGTCTATAGAAATTGTAAATCAtctagaaagaaaaaagaaaaaactatgaCAGAGAtataagattaaaaagaaaaatatatcaatttgagaaacaaaacCAATCATCTATGAGTCTCACTTACTGTGTTGTCCCTTAAAACTTGAATTATATCTTTAAGTAACCATAATCTCCTGCCCTTTCCTGGCTTTTTCGATGATTCTCTCCGGTCAATTTGTCTACCCATGTCCCCAATTAAATCATGCATTACAATTGTACCAGAGTAATAAATCTTAATGAGAGATTTTTGAACCAGCACCCCAATATGATATTTCATGCAGTCATCGTAGAGAGCACGAAGCATAACCTCAACCTCTGTCAATTCATATCCTTGGAAGCAACAAGCAATGTCAAGAAAAACACACTTCTCTTCTTCCTCCAAAGCATCGAAGCTTACTTTAAGAATCTCTAGGATTTGATTGTTAGGAATTCTTTTATATTGATTGATAGCAGATTTCCACTCTTCCACACTTTTTTCAAACAGGTTGGAACCAATTACTTCCAAAGCCAATGGAAGGCCAGAAGCATAAGTTACTACATCATTCAACACCTCCATGTAACTTGGATCAACCTGTTCCGTTTTGAAAGCTTTCCATGTAAGCAACTGAAGAGCATCATCTTTGTTCAATGTCTTGACACTATACGTTCTTTTGACCTGATGAGATGCAAGCAATTGTATATCTCGAGTTGTGATGATGACCCTGCTGCCGGGACCAAACCAATCGGGGCTTCCAACCAGTGCCTGTAACTGCTCACACCTATCAACGTCATCAAGAATCAACAGAACCTTCTTTGGTTTCCTTCTTTGTATCATTGAAATTCCTTGATGCTCACTTGTTAAGTTGATGTCCTTCGCCCCAAGTATGTTCGAAAGAAGAATGCTTTGGAGGTGTTCCAGCCCATGCTTTTTTGATTTCTCTCTCACGTTTTGAAGAAAACAACAACCATCAAAACGGTCAGCAATCAAATTATGAACTGCTAAAGCAAGGGTTGTTTTTCCTACGCCACCCATTCCATGGATCCCTATCATGTGGAATCCATCACCACATTCAACGTTTAGAAGCTTTCTTACTTCTAGCACTTGTGGCCCTAGTCCAACAGGGTAATCCGCAACATGTAAACGAGCAGGATTAATCTTGTGGCAGACCCGGTCAACAACACTCTCAATAAACTTGTATTCGTATCCATCACTATTTCAACAGAGAAGAAGGTTTTTGTGAAGTTGCACAACAGATAAAGGGAGAAAAGCAGTAAACTTCAATTTTCTTGGTTGTTTACAAAATCTTTCTCTCTAATTAATACACACCATACCATTCAACTAAATATCTCTACTTCTTACCATTCAACTAACTTTTTCCACTAAAAGCTTTGTCATTAAATTGAATCTGACAGGATAGaacagaaaataatttgtaCGGGTAAAGGTTAACAAGAATTTTAACGTTAAATTATTAGAGAAGTAAAACTTAATCCAAGAAAGTTATGGTATGGTAGTGTACCCGTCTTTGAAATGATAGCCAGACAAATCAGCTACTTGACGCAGAGCCATCTTCCATTTCTGCAACTTTTCCTTATCTTTGAACCTTCTCTGATGCTTAGTTAATGCTTCTCCATAACCACCTTTCTGGTGTCTGACATCAGAAGGTTGAACCTTATAGAAGACCGGTAAAACCAACTGTCCTTGGGTGTGGCAGTAATGGATGGTTGCGAGTTCATCCAAGCAGAAGGAGGAAGAAGCATAGTTTTGAGAGAGCACAACTATGGCAATCCTAGATTCTTCAATTGATTTCTGAAGTGCTGGTGTGATTTCCTCCCCGCTCTGAAGCTCCTCATCATCGATGAAAGTGTGAATTCCTCTGTTACAGAGAGCTTTGTAGAGATTGCCAGTAAAACCATATCGCGTGTCTTCCCCTCTAAAGCTGAGGAACACATCATAACCGAATCTTGGAGTCGCCATTGGAACAAAGTTTAGAGTGATAATGGTGAGCGTGTTGGAACTGTAAGTGGAATCAAACTGTGTATAAATAAGAAATTAGAAGAGTAAAGTGTAATGTAATGAAATACCAAACCATAATCAGCGTGGGATCTGTCGTTCATTAAGCGCGTGAAACTTTTGGAAAATATTTGTTTGCTCTCATTCTAATTTGCTTCACTTTTGGGTCAATGCTTACAATTGTGGTTCATTTTATAAAGATTATACACTTAAAACCACATAATTAACTGTGTTAGTTGTTTCACTTAATTTTCACAACTATATTTCCTGAAATATTAAGATTTATTTCTACATCAGTATGCTTAacttaattgttaattttttttctcacctttatcatttactttttcttttttcaatcaCTGTCTCTTTTCTCCTTATTCGTCACTCGCGTGTATTCTAAGGATGACTCGCGTGTATTCTGCCTCCATTGCCAATTTTGTGCAATAAACTATAGCAGCAGGAACTATGTTGTATATTAAACTGAAGAAGAAACCTTCCTTCTACccttatttaattatgatttttaaatgaaaacaatgaaaaccacgttaataaaaataaaagaaatcaaatataaattattaatccCTATTAATTTCCAAATCATAAGATGTTTTGTTGCAGTAAGcggtgaaagaaagaaaaaatagtgatAATGTTAAGCACGTTGGAACTGTAAGTGGAATCAAACTTTgaacaaatatgaaattatgagAGTGAAGTGCGTGGGACCTATCATCACCCATTAGTGTAAGCAATTGTGTTCACTTTTTGGAAAATAGGTCTTCACTTTTGGTCAATTCTTAAAATTGTGGtacattattattatgataataaaaaataataaaataagaatttgaaTGGATGAGTGTTATTTATGAGATTAGTTCAAAGTAGTGGGGGGGGAAGATTTGTTTAATGGAGGGGTATTAATGGAGGTCTTCTATTTGGCCAACACTTTCTTgacaataaattatatatatatatatatatatatatatatatatatatatatatatatatatatatatatatatatatatatggcacaCACACCCTTTTAGTCAATAAATTAGACTAAAAGAGTGATCAATATATCTTTGGATCTACCTTTTAAATTAATCGACAACATGAACTAGTATACCTATGAACTGATCTTCTAGACTGATTAGCAAAACCGACTAATACATTTCTAGATGGATCTTCCAGACCAACTAACAAGATTGATCGGttgtaaaaaaaagtaagattaACATTTAGTCAATGATAACCTTGAATCAACCAACTAATGTTGATTAAGGTGTGATTGAGTCATAATTAGGTCAACAAAACGGTAAAAGCCTATAACAATTACTCTATATAAAGGTATCAGGTATGATTGTTGGAACACTCATTGATTACAACATTCAATAATATGTACTCAAACTCCTATACTTAAGCATTAAATTGAAACTGTTTGAGACGATCGGAACACTCTTCATATCAAACAAAGATAGAAGCGACTCGAAAATCGAGACATCGAGGAGTTGGAAGTGTTTGATTAATTCTATAGACACATTTTGGCATCACCGTGGTGCCGAACAAACATTTCTTTTACTTCCATGGGAATCATAAGGAATATGACGAGTAATATAGTCGAAGAAACATTTCTTTTACTTCCATGGGAACCATAAGTAATATGACGAGTAATATAGTAGTCGAAGAAGTCATCGAGCAACATATGGATCCCATGGCTATGATGCAAGA is a window of Vigna unguiculata cultivar IT97K-499-35 chromosome 4, ASM411807v1, whole genome shotgun sequence DNA encoding:
- the LOC114181947 gene encoding TMV resistance protein N-like — its product is MATPRFGYDVFLSFRGEDTRYGFTGNLYKALCNRGIHTFIDDEELQSGEEITPALQKSIEESRIAIVVLSQNYASSSFCLDELATIHYCHTQGQLVLPVFYKVQPSDVRHQKGGYGEALTKHQRRFKDKEKLQKWKMALRQVADLSGYHFKDGDGYEYKFIESVVDRVCHKINPARLHVADYPVGLGPQVLEVRKLLNVECGDGFHMIGIHGMGGVGKTTLALAVHNLIADRFDGCCFLQNVREKSKKHGLEHLQSILLSNILGAKDINLTSEHQGISMIQRRKPKKVLLILDDVDRCEQLQALVGSPDWFGPGSRVIITTRDIQLLASHQVKRTYSVKTLNKDDALQLLTWKAFKTEQVDPSYMEVLNDVVTYASGLPLALEVIGSNLFEKSVEEWKSAINQYKRIPNNQILEILKVSFDALEEEEKCVFLDIACCFQGYELTEVEVMLRALYDDCMKYHIGVLVQKSLIKIYYSGTIVMHDLIGDMGRQIDRRESSKKPGKGRRLWLLKDIIQVLRDNTGTSETEIICLDLSISEKEETLEWNANAFRRMKNLKILIIRNGKFCKGPNYFPESLRILEWHGYPSNCLPSNFHSNKLVTCKLPNSPFTSFGFHGSSKKFENLTELNFDNCQLLTRMPDLSDLPNLEKLSFERCESLIALDDSIGFLNKLKILKAQRCTKLRRFPPLNLPSLEVLHFPYCYSLENFPEILGKMGNIRELYLLNLAIKELPVSFQNLTGLHELYAACDFLQLNSSALMSSLTTFYASRCKEWKWINSKDGEEVGSTLSSNLRSFDFELCDLNDDIFSAGFTQLTTVTYLNLSYTNITFLPECIKEFQHLDDLEVSYCKYLQEIRGLPPNLREFRAIDCRSLTSSSSSMLLNQQLHEAGKTKFVLPGGCIPEWLEKESRGPSISFWFRNQFPPKVFCFLIGSVRDDTHFYFIRPVVLINGKVQEYKAGYHTDVIMPELDHMQLFDLHVLPFRYKLMKMASEKEWKHVEVTYEGLFDTSLIKAMGIHVFKSKRGGMKDIRYDDPYTTTKVCPCNFFIPFLPFFFRFLFALILFISLMAYPT